Proteins encoded together in one Synechococcus sp. BL107 window:
- a CDS encoding PhoH family protein — translation MIKKKTVILDTNVLLHDPESPRRFGSDQVIIPIQVIEEVDRFKKDPGEKGRNARRVSRLLDSFRAKGNLADGVSINHGIGSTLKVAFCRKETTDRLPPELKGDSGDNKILAVALEEQNKRMLGDENEVVLISKDTNLRIKADAVGLKAESYTNDLIDVKDLYRGFRTIHVNDEVIDSLNSTGSLTLDSSPKLLEAKLRANEGVVFNGEGQKGHTYLGRYHAETKSIKGLEWLKRARLGRIKSKNLEQSFALDLLLDPNVQLVSLVGKAGTGKTLLALAVGLHLVADENLYDKLLVTRPPISLGKELGYLPGSLEEKLAPWMKPIIDNLNYLTGSGIDKQGDRSKKHVRNNSTHSWEDLKGMGLIEVEAINYIRGRSIAHQYILVDEAQNLTPLEVKTIVTRAGEGTKLVFTGDPNQIDNPYVDSDSNGLTWLAEKLKGQNIVGHITLSKGERSPLAELAANML, via the coding sequence ATGATCAAAAAAAAGACCGTTATCCTCGACACAAATGTGTTACTCCATGATCCTGAATCACCAAGGAGGTTTGGCTCTGACCAAGTGATCATCCCAATTCAAGTGATTGAAGAGGTTGATCGATTTAAAAAGGATCCGGGCGAAAAGGGTAGAAACGCCAGGCGTGTTTCCAGGTTGTTGGATTCCTTCCGAGCGAAAGGGAATCTGGCCGATGGGGTCTCCATTAATCATGGAATTGGAAGCACGTTAAAAGTTGCATTTTGTAGAAAAGAAACGACCGATCGCCTGCCACCTGAATTAAAAGGGGATAGCGGCGATAATAAAATATTGGCTGTAGCACTGGAAGAACAAAATAAAAGGATGTTAGGTGATGAAAATGAAGTTGTACTAATTTCTAAAGACACAAATTTGAGAATTAAGGCAGATGCAGTTGGCCTTAAGGCAGAAAGCTACACGAACGACTTAATTGATGTTAAAGATCTATACAGGGGATTTAGAACGATTCATGTAAATGACGAAGTCATTGATAGTCTCAATAGCACCGGGTCGTTAACGCTTGATTCAAGTCCAAAACTACTGGAGGCTAAATTAAGAGCAAATGAGGGAGTTGTCTTTAATGGCGAAGGCCAAAAAGGCCACACATATTTGGGTAGATATCATGCAGAAACAAAAAGTATTAAAGGCTTAGAATGGTTGAAGAGAGCAAGGCTTGGTCGGATCAAGTCGAAAAATCTTGAGCAAAGCTTTGCCTTGGATTTGTTGCTCGATCCAAATGTTCAACTTGTGAGTCTTGTTGGTAAAGCGGGAACAGGGAAAACGCTTCTTGCATTAGCTGTGGGGCTACATCTCGTTGCTGATGAAAATTTATATGATAAGTTGTTAGTAACAAGGCCACCAATATCACTCGGAAAAGAGCTTGGATATCTACCTGGAAGCCTTGAAGAAAAGCTGGCGCCATGGATGAAGCCAATTATTGATAATCTGAACTACTTGACTGGTTCAGGTATCGACAAGCAAGGAGATCGATCCAAGAAGCATGTGAGAAATAATAGTACTCATTCATGGGAAGACTTGAAGGGAATGGGATTGATTGAAGTAGAGGCTATTAATTACATTAGAGGGAGATCAATAGCCCATCAATACATACTCGTTGATGAGGCTCAAAACCTTACACCACTAGAGGTCAAGACAATCGTCACAAGAGCAGGAGAAGGAACAAAATTAGTCTTTACGGGAGATCCAAATCAGATTGATAATCCCTATGTCGACTCGGACAGCAATGGGTTGACTTGGCTCGCGGAAAAATTGAAAGGTCAAAATATTGTCGGACATATTACATTGAGCAAGGGTGAACGCAGTCCACTTGCCGAATTAGCAGCAAACATGCTTTGA
- a CDS encoding DUF3598 family protein, producing MHDPRTALLLHNKGLWQGCFMRLNSNGIEDDRFFTSLDVQEKDGLIESCLTYKRTGQQRSMNFETVPFTMQVNSSGAWSLGPSSVTPFGWVGELSVVSGEERRRIVARYGHHGVDQVVFIIETKSGGEAIPPSQPIQCETVPCGDWLIWQPEPGVEVLLDARDRQMGNCTACGLRWLDANGQHQQIVRRYDSTGQLESLSDVWP from the coding sequence ATGCATGATCCCCGCACCGCCCTGTTACTGCACAACAAGGGGCTATGGCAGGGATGTTTTATGCGTCTCAACAGCAATGGCATCGAAGACGATCGATTTTTCACGTCGCTGGACGTGCAAGAAAAGGATGGTTTGATTGAAAGCTGCCTCACCTATAAGCGCACAGGACAACAGCGGTCGATGAACTTCGAGACCGTACCTTTCACCATGCAGGTGAACTCCTCGGGTGCGTGGTCACTGGGTCCCAGCTCTGTCACACCGTTTGGTTGGGTCGGAGAGCTGAGCGTTGTTTCTGGTGAAGAACGTCGGCGAATCGTTGCCCGCTATGGGCACCACGGTGTGGATCAGGTGGTGTTCATCATTGAGACCAAGAGTGGGGGCGAAGCCATCCCTCCCTCACAGCCGATTCAATGTGAAACAGTGCCCTGCGGAGACTGGCTGATTTGGCAGCCGGAACCTGGGGTGGAGGTGTTGCTTGATGCACGGGATCGACAAATGGGTAACTGCACGGCTTGTGGGTTGCGATGGCTGGACGCCAACGGACAACATCAACAGATCGTGCGGCGCTACGACAGCACAGGTCAGCTCGAATCCCTTTCAGACGTATGGCCATAA
- a CDS encoding plastoquinol terminal oxidase codes for MKNWGDSFLARHIAVIIYWVFAITTLIDYELAALLGEAVEVEALKTY; via the coding sequence TTGAAAAACTGGGGCGACAGCTTTTTGGCGCGTCATATCGCCGTCATCATTTACTGGGTGTTTGCTATCACAACCCTGATCGACTATGAACTTGCTGCTCTTCTGGGGGAAGCAGTAGAGGTTGAGGCACTGAAGACATACTGA
- a CDS encoding DUF427 domain-containing protein, giving the protein MQAIFNGTVLADSDDIVMVDGNPYFPRASMETDLFRESDLTTVCGWKGTARYWDVVVGDQVISNVVWAYDTPKPDAESIRERFAFYRGKGVELR; this is encoded by the coding sequence ATGCAGGCGATTTTCAACGGAACTGTGCTGGCTGACAGCGATGACATCGTGATGGTGGATGGAAATCCTTATTTCCCTCGAGCTTCGATGGAGACTGATCTCTTTCGCGAGTCAGATCTCACAACGGTCTGTGGCTGGAAGGGCACGGCCCGCTACTGGGATGTGGTGGTTGGGGATCAAGTGATCAGCAACGTCGTATGGGCTTATGACACTCCCAAGCCCGACGCTGAGTCGATCCGTGAACGCTTTGCCTTCTACCGCGGCAAGGGGGTGGAGCTGCGATGA
- a CDS encoding prohibitin family protein, which yields MSKNLLGITGLAVGGIVILSSVFVVPAGQVGVVTTLGKVSKTPRLPGLNIKLPFIQSSHLFSVRTQVVPEKFSTLTKDLQVIEATATVKFAVKPNEAPRIYSTISSSDASIYGRVIQPSLLKSLKSVFSKYELNTIATDWNTISTLVEKSVAKELNKFDYVAVKGLDLTGLKIAEEYRSAIEQKQIAEQQLLRAKTEVKIAEQEALKFETLNRGLNNQVLYKLFLDKWDGKTKVVPGIQGGTPPVIVGN from the coding sequence ATGTCGAAGAACTTGTTGGGAATAACTGGGCTGGCCGTAGGTGGGATTGTGATTCTTTCAAGTGTGTTTGTCGTTCCTGCTGGGCAGGTTGGTGTTGTTACGACCCTTGGAAAGGTCTCAAAAACACCAAGGCTTCCAGGGCTGAATATTAAACTGCCCTTTATTCAGAGCTCACACCTCTTCAGTGTAAGAACACAAGTCGTGCCTGAGAAATTCTCAACACTCACCAAGGATCTTCAGGTGATTGAGGCAACTGCAACGGTTAAATTCGCAGTCAAGCCCAACGAAGCTCCGCGCATTTACAGCACGATTTCTAGTAGTGATGCCAGTATTTATGGTCGCGTTATTCAGCCCTCGCTTCTGAAATCTCTGAAGTCAGTCTTCTCAAAGTATGAGCTCAACACAATTGCGACAGACTGGAACACAATCTCGACCTTAGTGGAAAAGAGTGTGGCAAAAGAGCTCAATAAATTCGACTATGTCGCGGTCAAGGGATTGGATCTTACAGGCCTTAAAATCGCGGAAGAATACCGATCAGCGATTGAGCAAAAACAAATTGCGGAACAACAATTGCTAAGAGCTAAAACTGAAGTGAAAATTGCGGAGCAAGAAGCCCTTAAATTTGAAACCCTCAATAGGGGATTAAATAATCAGGTTTTGTATAAGTTATTCCTGGATAAATGGGACGGCAAAACAAAAGTTGTTCCTGGTATTCAGGGTGGAACCCCACCAGTCATCGTTGGGAATTGA